In one Brienomyrus brachyistius isolate T26 chromosome 7, BBRACH_0.4, whole genome shotgun sequence genomic region, the following are encoded:
- the LOC125745700 gene encoding phospholipase DDHD2-like, giving the protein MSQGRPLSLHAADMRDPAQADGAVYEAAWSLSGAFELVDMDDVLPPYEPVQPHWFYQQEEDKDIWLPFSKVDSRNLEQALKCGGKQEEDVLVATDGGRCDVDLGGRKRHTVFWEETPSEVRRCTWFYRGAKDGRYLPYPEEIGENLEEAYMIAYTLGEWKRTLKLPTEEVIIFHSPQLITQQRPVAGHAGDWPPPLPEHTTKSSPIKRGVHSIAVDIPEGESVMVDHLVFMVHGIGPACDLRFRSLVQCVNDFRGTSLRLLGSHFRQSVSRGTVGRVEFLPVNWHGALHGDATGVDEDIQRITLPSISRLRNFTNETLLDIFFYNSPTYCQTIVDTVATELNRLYHLFLQRHPHFAGHVSVLGHSLGSLILFDILTNQQPDPGSSAGSQTERDSDSDLDTKSLEELLKNSGLEEYLSLFQRHQMDLESLALCSESDLQALGVPLGPCKKILNVIKKKAIAEMLRAGAQLQFHGVTEAAASRKSTPGTSVHATIPQVLSTTNPVNYKYLNVGIGQVLVCYPRLDFEPENFFALGSPIGMFLTVRGLKHIDPSYKFPTCRSFYNIFHPFDPVAYRIEPMILGRDVEVEPMLIPHHKGRKRMHIELRENLTRMSSDLLGSLRTVWQVLSRGPVPALPPVEEIRTAMHHTIEDTNAPSLPCAAGHSGTGPSAAMSAGSWERGCDINVGMLNGGRRIDYVLQEKPIESFNEYLFALQSHLCYWESEDTTLLVLKEIYAKMGVYFGQT; this is encoded by the exons ATGTCTCAGGGGCGGCCGCTGTCTCTTCATGCAGCGGACATGCGGGATCCAGCCCAG GCAGATGGCGCTGTGTATGAGGCAGCATGGTCACTGTCAGGTGCCTTTGAGTTGGTGGATATGGATGATGTCTTGCCTCCCTATGAGCCGGTGCAGCCCCACTGGTTCTATCAGCAGGAAGAGGACAAGGACATCTGGCTGCCGTTCAGCAAGGTGGACTCGCGGAACCTGGAGCAGGCCTTAAAGTGTG GTGGTAAGCAGGAAGAGGATGTGCTGGTGGCCACCGATGGCGGGCGCTGCGACGTGGATCTTGGGGGGAGGAAGCGGCACACCGTGTTCTGGGAGGAGACGCCCTCTGAAGTGCGCCGTTGTACCTGGTTCTACCGAGGGGCCAAGGATGGCCGCTACCTGCCCTACCCCGAGGAAATCGGCGAGAACCTGGAG GAGGCCTACATGATCGCATACACACTGGGCGAGTGGAAGAGAACGCTGAAGTTACCCACCGAAGAAGTAATCATCTTCCACAGCCCACAG CTGATAACGCAGCAGCGACCCGTGGCCGGTCATGCTGGAGACTGGCCGCCTCCCCTGCCGGAGCACACAACAAAGTCCTCCCCCATTAAGAGGGGGGTGCACAGCATTGCAGTGGACATCCCAGAAG GAGAGTCCGTGATGGTGGACCACCTGGTGTTCATGGTACACGGTATCGGGCCGGCCTGTGATTTGCGCTTCCGCAGCCTCGTGCAGTGTG TGAATGATTTCCGGGGCACCTCCCTTCGGCtgctggggagccacttcaggcAGTCGGTGTCCAGGGGGACTGTGGGCCGTGTGGAGTTCCTCCCGGTTAATTGGCACGGTGCCCTGCATGGAGATGCCACTGGGGTGGATGA GGACATCCAGCGAATCACGTTGCCAAGCATCAGCCGCCTGAGGAACTTCACAAACGAGACACTCCTGGACATCTTCTTCTACAACAGCCCCACCTACTGCCAGACTATCGTGGACACAGTGGCCACTGAGCTGAACCGCCTGTACCACCTCTTCCTGCAGCGGCACCCACACTTTGCTGGCCATGTGTCGGTGTTGGGGCACAGCCTCG GTTCCCTGATACTCTTTGATATCCTGACCAATCAGCAACCAGATCCTGGGAGCTCTGCTGGTTCACAG ACAGAAAGAGACAGTGATTCTGACCTAGACACCAAAAGTCTGGAGGAGCTGCTGAAGAATTCTGGATTAGAGGAGTATCTCAGCCTCTTTCAGAGGCATCAAATGGACCTTGAGTCGCTG GCCCTGTGTTCCGAGAGCGACCTGCAGGCCCTGGGAGTCCCCCTCGGACCATGTAAGAAGATCCTGAACGTCATCAAAAAGAAGGCCATAGCAGAG ATGCTCAGGGCTGGAGCCCAGCTGCAGTTTCACGGTGTAACAGAAGCAGCGGCCTCCCGCAAGAGCACCCCAGGAACCTCTGTGCACGCAACCATCCCTCAGGTCCTCTCCACCACCAACCCTGTGAACTACAAGTACCTGAACGTTGGGATCGGGCAG GTGCTGGTGTGCTACCCCAGGCTGGACTTTGAACCAGAGAACTTCTTTGCATTGGGCTCTCCCATTGGGATGTTCCTCACAGTGAGAGGACTCAAGCACATCGACCCCAGCTATAAATTCCCCACTTGTAGAAGCTTCTACAACATCTTCCACCCA TTTGACCCCGTGGCATACAGGATTGAACCCATGATCTTGGGTCGTGATGTCGAGGTCGAACCGATGCTCATTCCACATCACAAAGGCAGGAAGAGGATGCATATCG AGCTGCGGGAGAACCTGACGCGGATGAGTTCTGACCTGCTGGGGTCTCTGCGCACCGTCTGGCAGGTCCTCTCAAGGGGACCTGTCCCTGCTCTGCCCCCAGTGGAGGAAATCAGAACTGCAATGCATCACACCATCGAGGACACAAATG CCCCCAGCCTGCCGTGTGCCGCAGGACATTCCGGAACAGGCCCAAGCGCCGCCATGTCTGCCGGCTCCTGGGAGAGGGGCTGTGACATCAACGTGGGCATGTTGAATGGTGGGCGACGCATTGACTATGTGCTTCAGGAGAAACCCATCGAGAGCTTCAATGAATACCTGTTCGCCCTTCAGAGCCATCTGTGCTACTG GGAATCGGAAGACACCACTCTGCTTGTGCTCAAGGAGATTTACGCAAAGATGGGGGTCTACTTTGGCCAGACATAA
- the dusp11 gene encoding RNA/RNP complex-1-interacting phosphatase, whose protein sequence is MAYKKKRGIPDRWTDYQALGKRIPGTRFIAFKVPLQQSLIRLLPASEAFGPLELLRLLEEDKEELGLIIDLTFTTRYYKSQDLPSSVHYLKIYTAGHEVPSDSVILSFKRAVQAFLRENKSNDRLIGVHCTHGLNRTGYLVCRYLIDVDGMDPGKAIELFNRSRGHSIERENYLQDLCCGPKRSNQGMEDPDQEPVQGKANPRGAYSPRPCPPRDNGEAALAMGPHHDYYMPPHQTTRLWGHPSPLLPPPGPLLPMPTTELFHYMPHWGGGLPFHSHSPFPYPVLPRYSWSGPGRPFPPLPLDEPQKHHTTGRTKHRQRKRH, encoded by the exons ATGGCTTACAAGAAGAAAAGGGGTATTCCGGACAG GTGGACTGACTACCAGGCACTGGGGAAACGGATCCCTGGGACACGATTCATCGCCTTCAAGGTTCCCCTGCAGCAG TCCCTAATAAGACTCCTGCCCGCCTCTGAGGCCTTTGGGCCTTTAGAACTGCTACGTTTGCTGGAAGAAGACAAAGAGGAACTGGGCCTCATCATTGACCTTACATTCACCACGCGATACTACAAGTCTCAG GACCTCCCCTCGAGTGTGCACTACCTTAAGATCTACACTGCCGGACATGAGGTACCAAGCGACTCGGTCATCCTAAGCTTCAAACGAGCAGTGCAAGCCTTTCTTCGGGAGAATAAAAGCAATG ACAGGTTGATTGGAGTTCACTGTACCCATGGACTGAACCGAACAGGTTATCTGGTTTGCAG GTACCTCATTGACGTTGATGGGATGGACCCTGGCAAAGCTATAGAAT TGTTCAATAGGTCCAGGGGCCACTCTATAGAGAGGGAGAATTACCTCCAGGATCTGTGTTGTGGGCCAAAAAGAAG TAACCAGGGTATGGAAGACCCGGACCAGGAGCCTGTCCAGGGAAAAGCAAACCCAAGGGGAGCTTATTCACCCAGACCCTGCCCCCCAAGGGACAACGGGGAAGCAGCACTTGCCATGGGTCCCCACCATGACTACTACAT GCCTCCCCATCAGACTACTAGGCTGTGGGGCCACCCCAGTCCCCTTCTGCCACCGCCAGGTCCGCTACTCCCGATGCCAACTACAGAACTCTTCCACTACATGCCACATTGGGGAGGAGGGCTCCCATTCCACTCGCACAGCCCATTTCCGTACCCAGTGCTGCCCCGCTATTCGTGGTCGGGACCTGGCAGACCTTTTCCACCTCTTCCTTTGGATGAGCCGCAGAAACATCATACAACTGGCCGTACGAAGCATCGGCAGAGGAAGCGGCATTGA
- the LOC125746024 gene encoding caspase-7-like: MFSCLKQTPRGNRAILVSVTDFYPGVRLAKRRGAKRDAKRLHRILYKLGFQVDVYEDLSAEETYEVFQAASKESVEDCFVGVISSHGEEGLVFGVDGEAVKLAQIFSCFSNPAMDGKTKLFFVQACRGVDLDPGVETDSAEEDKEDSFSHLLSIPVDSAVVFATSPGYSAFMHPLGSVFLQTLCDLLEMEGGQDLEVTQLLTRLNYRVAYGFEARGPQLAGKKEMPCFVSRLTRQTFPFSLRETGLWGIHQYLPDEPVDEARRASLRYSS; this comes from the exons ATGTTTTCTTGTCTTAAACAGACACCGAGAGGAAACCGGGCGATTTTGGTCTCGGTGACGGACTTCTATCCCGGGGTACGACTGGCGAAAAGGCGCGGAGCCAAAAGAGACGCAAAAAGGCTCCACAGAATCTTGTACAAACTGGGCTTCCAAGTGGACGTGTACGAGGACCTCAGCGCGGAGGAAACTTACGAGGTCTTTCAGGCAG CCAGCAAAGAGTCtgtggaggactgctttgtggGGGTGATCTCCAGCCATGGAGAGGAGGGGCTGGTGTTTGGGGTGGACGGCGAGGCCGTGAAGCTCGCACAGATCTTTAGCTGTTTCAGCAACCCTGCCATGGATGGAAAGACCAAGCTGTTCTTTGTGCAG GCTTGCCGTGGGGTTGATTTGGACCCTGGGGTAGAGACAGACTCAGCAGAAGAGGACAAAGAGGACAGTTTTTCACATCTTCTCTCCATCCCTGTGGACTCAGCAGTGGTGTTTGCCACATCCCCAG GTTACTCTGCCTTCATGCACCCACTGGGATCAGTGTTCCTCCAGACCCTCTGTGACCTTCTGGAGATGGAAGGAGGACAGGATCTGGAGGTTACACAGCTGCTGACACGGCTCAACTACCGAGTGGCATATGGGTTCGAGGCCCGGGGGCCTCAGCTGGCTGGGAAGAAGGAGATGCCCTGCTTCGTATCCCGCCTTACCCGCCAAACCTTCCCGTTCTCCCTGAGAGAGACAGGACTATGGGGCATCCATCAGTATTTGCCTGATGAGCCAGTAGATGAGGCCAGGAGGGCCAGTTTACGATATAGCAGTTGA